The genomic segment CGACCCGAAGGACCTCATCCACACCTTCGGCATGATCGGCGTCTGGGTGATCCTCTTCGCCGAGACCGGGCTGCTGGTCGGCTTCTTCTTCCCGGGTGACTCGCTGCTGTTCCTGGCCGGGGTGGCCGCCTCCCCGGTGGCCGACGCCATCTTCGGCGACGGCACCCGCGTGTCCCTGGCCGGGCTGCTGATCGGCGGTCCGCTCTGCGCCATCGTCGGCGCCCAGCTCGGGCACTGGCTCGGCGCCCGGTTCGGCCGCCGCATGTTCGACAAGCCCAACTCCCGGCTGTTCAAGCGGGAGTACGTGGAGAAGGCGGAGTACTACTTCCAGAAGTTCGGCCCGGCGAAGGCCGTGGTGCTGGCCCGGTTCATCCCGATCGTGCGGACGTTCCTCAACCCGGTGGCCGGGGTGCTGGGCATGTCGTCCCGCCAGTTCTTCGTGTGGAACGTGGTGGGCGCGATCCTCTGGGTGGACGGCATCCTGCTGATCGGCTACCTGCTGGCCCGCCAGATCTACGACGCCATCGGCGACAAGATCGACAGGTACATCCTGCCGGTGGTCGCGCTGATCATCGTGATCTCGGTGCTGCCGATCTTCTTCGAGTTCCTGCGGGACCGGCGGGCACGCAAGCGCGGCGAGGCGGTCGCGGTGATCACCGCGGCGACCGTGGCGGGCACTGTGGAGGCGGCCCGTGAGGGCATCCACGAGCACGGTGACGGGCACGACGGTTCGCACCGCCGCTGAGCGGCCGTGTAAAGACAGCGAAGGCCGGCCCTCGGGCGAGGACCGGCCTTCGACGTCACTGCTCCAGCCGGGTCACACGGACGACGACAGCCGTCACCGTGCGCTGATGGCGCCACCCCTCGCACGCCACCGGTCACCCGGTCGGGACGACCCTCGTTCGGGTCGGCCCGAAGGTTTCAGCGAGCCTTCTTGGTGGCCCGCTTCCGCGGCGGGGTGAGCAGATCCGCGATCGTGGCGATCGCGGACGGCACCAGCCGGTAGTACGCCCAGACCCCGCGCTTCTCCCGCTCCAGCAAGCCGGCCTCGGTGAGGATTCGCAGGTGGTGGCTGACCGTCGGCTGCGAGAGGCCGAGCGGCGCGGTGAGGTCACACACGCACGCCTCCCCCTCGGGAGCCGACTGGATCAGGCTGAGCAGCCGCAGCCGTGCGGGGTCAGCGAGGGCCTTGAGGACCCCCGCAAGCCGCTCGGCGTCGGCGCGTTCGATCGGCTCGCCGGCAAGCGGCGAGATCTGAGGCATGGTCATTTCAGCCAACGCAGTTCCCACGTATTCCATCCTTCCACCAGCAGCATCGATCCGCCTGCATATCAGCAGATCCGAATCGGCAAACTTTTACGCCACAAGGCCGAGGTCAGCCAACGTATAGGCCGCCCGATAGGGCAATCCGGCGGCTCGCACCGTGTCGCCGGCACCTCGATCAACAATAACCGCCACACCCACCACCTCGGCCCCTGCCTCACGCAATGCCTCGACAGCCGTCAACACACTTCCACCGGTCGTGGAGGTGTCCTCGACCGCCAGCACCCGCCGCCCGGAGACGTCCGGCCCCTCGATCCGGCGCTGAAGACCGTGAGCCTTGCCCTCCTTGCGGACCACGAAGGCGTCGACAGCGCGGCCGGTGCCCGCCGAGGCGTGCAGCATGGCGGCGGCCACCGGATCGGCGCCCAGGGTCAGCCCACCGACCGCGTCGTACGCCCAGTCGGCGGTGAGGTCACGCATGACCCGACCGATCAACGGAGCCGCCTCGTGATGGAGCGTGACGCGACGCAGATCCACGTACCAGTCCGCCTCGCGGCCCGACGAGAGCACCACCCGGCCATGCACCACAGCGAGGTCAGTGATGAATTTGCGCAGGTCGTCGTGGTCGCCCATGGCCCAAGAGCGTACTTCGCAAGTCTGAGCGCCGTGCTTCGGGTCTGCCCTGGTCAACCCTGCGGGCGACGGACGGGTGGCGATGAGCGGCTACGCTGTGCGACCGTCCATCCCGGCCGGCCGTCGCACCGGCTCGCCGACGGTCGGCCACCGGTGCGCCGCGCTACCGGCCGACAGTCCCCCGGGTGTCCCGCCGGAAGCCACGCAGCAGGCGTTTCGGCGCGTGTCGCAGTCCGGCCGCCGCCACCTTGTACTTCCAGTCCGGGACACTCACGGACTTGCCTTTATGCAGGTCACGAAGCCCTTCGGCGACCACATCGTCGGCTCGCAGCCAGGCCCAGGCGGGCAGGCGGGACATGTCGATGCCCGCGCGTTCGTGATTTCCGGTTCGTGTGTAGCCGGGGCAGAGCGCCATCACGCGTACGCCGAGCGGCGCGACGGACTGGCCGATCGATTCACTGAAATTCGTCACCCACGCCTTGCTGGCGGAGTACGTGGATCCCGGCATGGGGACACCGAAGCCCGCGACGGAAGAGACATTTATCACTGCCCCGTGGCCTCGTTCGATCATCGGACCGAGGGCGGCATGGGTCAGACGCAGCACCGCGAGCACGTTGAGCCGGACGAGTCGCGCCTCGTCCGCCACCGACGAACGGACGAACGAGGTGTTCAGACTGATGCCGGCGTTGTTGACGAGCAGCTCGATCGGCGTACCGGCGGCCAGCCGGTGTTCGACAGCCGGACAACCGTCCTCGGTGGACAGATCGGCGGCGATCGTCTCGGCGTCGCCGCCGTGCCGGCCGGTCAGCTCGGCCGCCAGCGCGTCGAGCCGAGCCGCGTCCCGGGCCACCAGGACGAGGTCCCAGCCGTCGGCGGCGAGCCGCCGGGCGAACGCCTCGCCGATGCCGAGGCTGGCGCCGGTGACCAGGGCGCGGCGCCGGGAGGGGTGGGTGTCACCGGTCATCGGCGGTCCTCGGGGGGTGGCGGGAACCCGCCCGGCTGAGCGGGCGGGGCGGACGGCTGGTGCAGACCGGGCGGCGGTCCCCAGGGCGTCGGCCCGGTGTTCGGCGCGCCGGACACCGTCGCGCCGTAGCCGGACAGCCGCAGCGGTGCGGTGCGGCGGCGCAGGAACGCCCCGGACGACGGCAACGTGAGCAGCGCAGCGACCACCAGGTAGCCGAGGATCTGCGTCACCGACACCGTCGCGTTCACCGGGATCCACCACGAGGGGTAGGCGTCACCGACCAGTCCCAGCAGCTCGGCGGTGATCCGGTCGTCCGCGCCGAGCCGCAGCGGGGCGGCCCGCTGGCCGACCAGCACCGCCAGCCCGCAGCATCCGCAGAGCAGGCCCGTACCGGCGACCACCCAGGTCGCCGTGCGGGCGGCGGGACGGCCGGCGAGCAGGCCGAACGCGAGCCCGGCCAGCAGGAGGGCGGCGAGCACACCGAGGACGGCGGCCAGCACCGTGGAACCGCGCAGCAGGCCGGCCACCTGGTCGATGTCGCCGCCGCTCGCGCCGGTCCGTTGCGCCGCCGCGTTCCGGAACCGGTCCACCGTGCCGCCGCCGACGGCCAGGTTGGCCACCGCGTACGCCACGGCGCCCACCGCCATCGCCAGCAGCAGCGCCGCCGCGGCGAGGACCGTGCCGGGCCGGCGGGGTGCGGCCCGATCGGGGTACGACACGACTGATCCCTCCGGTAGGCGTCGGCTTGCAACCTACTCGGAGGGATCGTCGGCGTCGCGTCAATCCGGACGTCAACTTCCGGATGGCGGCTCCGGGTCGCGGCGCTCGCCCGGCTGACCGCCCGGCGCGGACGGCGGCTGACCGCCCGGCGCGGACGGCGGCTGACCGCCGGGCGTCGACGGCGGGGTGCCGGGAGCCGGCGGGTACGACGGGTACGCCGGGTCGCCGGACTGGCCCGGGTACGCCGGGTAGGCGCCACCCGGCACCGGCGGCTCCCAGCCGGCCTTGGGCTTGCGGAAGAACTCGTTCGCCTTCGGCAGCGCCAGCAGGATCAGCGCGGCCAGCAGGGCGAGCAGCGCGATCAGACCCAGCAGCAGGTTGACCGGGGTGTACCAGGACGGCAGCGCGTCGTCCAGCCGGCGCTGGATCTCCTCGGCGCTGGGCATGTCACCGCTGGTGGTGCCGCTGCCCGTCATGCCGCCGGTGAGACCGGTCAGCAGCCCGCCGCCGGTGCAGCAGAACAGGATGCCGCCCAGCACCCAGGTGGTGATCCGGGAGCCGTTCTTGCCCCGGTTGTTCAGCAGCGCGAGGACGACGAGCCCGGCCGCGATCAGCAGCGACACGACCGCCGTGATGAGGCTGAACGCGTACGCGATGTCGGCGGCCCCCTCGGCCGAGGTGCCGGCGTACGCGTCGGTGAGAACGTCTCGGATCTTGCCGACGACGGCCAGCGCGACGATCAGGTTCACCACCTGGATCGCGGCGACGAGGATGAGCAGCCAACTGGAGAGCGTCACCACGCCGGGACGCGTGCGGGGCGGGGTGCCCGGAGCATCGACCATGATTCTCCCTTCCTGGATCAGATGCCCACCGTAGCGATCTTCCACCAGCTCAGCACGCCGGAATGGCTCACCTCTCGGCGGCGCGCCGCAACCGGCGGTGCTCGGCGGTGACCACGCCGAGCAGCGCGAGGTCGAGCGCGACGGCGGAGACCGCGCCGAACTGGTTGACGGTGAAGTTGAATACCTGCCCGAACAGCAGGTCGACGAGCAGCGCCAGCTTGAACAGGCGGAACGCCTCGGCCCGGTTGCGCCGCAGCAGCCAGGCGGCCCAGATACCGAGCACCGCGGTGACGAGCGCGGTGGCGCTGACGCCGAGCACCGCGCCCCACTCCCGTTCCTGGTCCAGGTGCCCGGTCACGCCGTCGAGGAACACCGCCACCACCGTCAGCACCGGCTCGACGACCAGGTAGACCACCACCGGCCAGACCAGCCAGCGGCGTCCGGCCGCCCAGACGGCGAGGCGCCGGGCCCGGTCCGCCGCCCGCTGCCAGAGCGGCACCGGCGGCGGCTCCCGGTGGGGCACCGCGTCCAGCAGGTGCGCCACCGCCGTCTCGGTGTCCGGCCCGGTGCCCTGCACGAGCCGCAGCACGGCGATCCGGCGCCTGTCGGTCAGCCCGCCCGGGAGACCGCTGAGCACCATGTCCAGCGCGTTCGCGGTGCGCTCGGCGGGCGTCAGCCGGGACCGGCCGGTGCGTCCGCGTACGGCCTGGGTGAGCAGGACCAGCAGCGCGAACGCGACGTAGATGATGGCGGCGGCGGGGGCGTAGAAGTAGTCGGTGCCGGTGGTGACGAACTTGCCCACCTCGTCGATGAACAGCCCGAACCCGATGCCGCCGACGATCGCCCCGCCGGTGCGGGCGCCGCCGCCGAGGAAGACGAGCGGGATGCCCAGGCCGACGGCGAGCAGCAGGCCGCCCCAGAGCACGTGCGCGATGTGCAGCCCGCCGCCGCCGAGCTGCGGATAGTCGGTGGCCTTCAGGTACGCGCGGACGGCGAGCACGGTGACCACGCCGGAGAGCACGAACGCCTGGAGGTAGGACGCCGCCTCGACCGCCCGGGTCGGCAGCCGGCGGACCAGCCAGCCGATCCCCGGTCGGTGGCGCGGCGATTCGGGTGGCATGCCCCGAAACCTAGTAGCCGCGCCACTCCTCGCGGGCGTAGTCCAGCACCCTGGGCCGCAACAGCGTGGAGGCCGGCACGTCCAGCCGGGCCCGGTCGGCGGGGAACGTGGCGGCGGCGGCGAGCACGTCGGGCGTGAGGAAACGCAGCGGCGGCGGGTCGGCCGGCAGCGCCAGCTCCGGCGCGACGTCGCCCGGCGCGGCGAGCACGAACCCCCAGTCGCCGAAGCTCGGCACGTCGACGTGGTACGGCACGGTGGCGAAGCCCGCCTCGCGGATCGACCGCTCGATCGACCAGTACGACCGGGGCGCGAAGTAGGGCGACCCGGACTGCACGACCAGCCGCCCGCCGGGGGCCAGCACCGGCCGGATCAGCGTGTAGAACTCGATCGTGTAGAGCTTCGCGGTGGCCGTCTCGTCCGGGTCGGGCAGGTCGGCGATCACCACGTCGAAGCGGTCCGTGGCGGTACGCAGCCAGGCGAACGCGTCCAGGTTGAGCACCCGTACCCGGGGGTCGGTGAGCGACTCCCGGTTCAGCTCGCGCAGCTGCGGCTCGCGGCGGGCCAGCTCCACCACGGCCGGGTCGAGGTCGACGAGCGTCACCGACCGCACGTCCGGGTACTTGAGGATCTCCCGCGCGGCCAGCCCGTCCCCGGCCCCGAGCACCAGCACGTCACCGTGTGCCCCGCGCATCGCCGGGTGCACGAGCGCCTCGTGGTAGCGGTACTCGTCGATCGAGCTGAACTGGAGGTCGCCGTTGAGGAACAGCCGTAGGTCGGTGGCGGATTGGCCGGGTTCGCGCACCGAGCGGGTCAGCACGATCTCCTGGTAGCGGCTGCGCTCGGCGTGCACCACCGGGTCGCGGTAGAGCTGCTGGCGGGTGGTCACCTCGAAGTCGTGGGCGGTCACCCACGCGTACCCGAGGAGCAGACCGACCACGACGGTGGCGGCGCCCAGCGCGGCCCGCGCCCGGCGGCTGAGGTCGGCCCGGAACACGGTGAAGACGAGCACCACCCCGGCGACCGCGTTCACCGCGCCCACCACGAGCGCGCCCTTGAGCTGGCCGAAGACCGGGATCAGCAGGAACGGGAAGGCCAGCCCGCCGAGCAGCGCGCCCACGTAGTCGGCGGCGAACAGGTCGGCCACCGCGCTGCCCGCGGACTGCTCCCGGATGCGTTGCAGCATCACCATGAGCAGCGGGATCTCCGCGCCGATCAGCAGGCCGAGCACGAACGCGGTGCCGACGAGCGCTGGCCCGTACAGGTCGAGCCAGGCGAACGCGGCGTAGAGACCGAGCACGGACAGGCCGCCGAGCAGCGCCAGCGTCAGCTCGATCACCGCGAACGAGACCACCGCCCGGGACTGCAACGGCTTCGCCACCAGCGCGCCGACGCCCATCGCGAAGACCATCACGCCGAGCACGATCGACGCCTGGCCGACCGTGTCGCCGATCAGGTAGCTGCCGAGCGCCACAAGCGCCAGCTCGTACACCAGGCCGCAGGCCGCGCACACGAAGACCGCGAGCAGGACCGCCGCGCGGGCCAGGCGCCACCGCGGCCGTGCGGCCACGTCGACGGTCACTGTCTGCTCCGGGTACGTCCGGCGGCTCCCGCCCCGGCGCGCTGCGCGGGCACCCGTGCCCGGTGGTTGCGGCGCTGTCGCACGCCCACGGCGAGGAACAGCGCGGCGAGCAGGAACAGGCCGACCGAGCTGAGCACGTAGATCCAGCGGTCCCGCCAGAAGTCGTTGCCGGCGTCCGGCAGCGGAGCGGCGGCTGTCGACGGCGCGGCGGTGGGTGTCGCGGCCGGCTCGGCGAGCCCGCGCTCGGCGGCGAGCAGCGGCAGGATCGTGGCGGCCCGGGTGACGGCCCAGCCCGGGTCGTCGACGAACGCCTCCTCGTCCAGCCCGAACCGGCCCAGCCGGGTCTCGATCGCGGCGAGGTCGGCGAACTCGATGTCGTCCGAGCCCTTGATCCGGATCGTGGCGGAGTCCTCCGACTCGCTGCTGGACGAGGTGTACCTGACGTTCGCGGAGACCGCGAGCCAGCGCGCGCAGCCGGGCGCGTCGATGACTGTGGTGCCGTCGCCGAGGTTGGAGCCGACGCTCACCTCGTCGTACACGTCGAGCAGTTCCCAGCCGTAGCAGATGCCCTGGCTGTCGGCGGCGGCGCGGAGGATCGGCACGGTGCCGGACCGCTCGTCGGCGATCGGTGCGGGGACGGAGGTGTCCGAGTCGCCGCTGAACACGCCGATGGCGCAGACGACGACCACGATCCCCACGACCACGGACCAGATCACCGTCTGCGTGCGCTTGTCCTTCCCCACCGAGTGCTTGGCGGGCCTGCCGCTCATCAGATGATCGCGGCCGCGATGATCGCACCGGTGGCGAGGTGCACGGTGGCGGAGACCCAGACGGCCGGGTGCGGCTGCGGGTCGACGAGCAGCTCACCGAGCTTGCCCGGGGTGGCCACGTCGAGCAGCACGAACGCCGCCGCCATGATCACCAGGCCGAGGATGCCGTACGCGGCGGCGCCGATCAGCCCCAGCGTGAAGTCGTCGTCGCTGGCGACGATCGCGGCGACCACGATCGTGCCCACCCCGAGCAGGTTCGACGAGAGCAGCAGCGCCGCGTTGCGGTTGCGCTCGGCCCAGATCAGCTCGTGGAGCTTGCCGGGGGTGGCCAGATCGACCAGCACGTAGCCGATCGCCATCAGGACGACGCCGACCGCGCCGTACGCGAGGGTGACCAGCAGGTCGGTGACGAGATGCTGCACAGAGGACTCCAGGATGAGGGGATCGACAGGGCTACTTGCCGGAGCCGGGGCCGCCGCCCCGGACCGTGCTGCCTCGGCCCCAGCCCCAGCTGTTGCCGACGACGCTGTGGTACCGGGGGTAGGCGGTGGTCATCCTCTCCAGCAGGATCACCGAGCCGACGGCGAGCGGGAGGATCACCACCGAGTCGTCGTCGTAGCGCAGGTAGACGCCGCTGCCGTCGACGTACTGGTCGGCCGGCCGCCAGGCGTCGGTGATCTGCTTGGACACCTCGCTCGGCGCCTTGTTCGAGGTGTACGCGATCGCGTTCGAGCCGATGTCCCGCCCGGAGGCGCGGGAGAAGTTGTCCTCCACGTAGCCCCGGGGCGAGAAGTTGCCGTAGAAGATCGCGAAGGCGGCGATGAGCGCGCCGATGACGGCGACCGCCACGCCCACCACGAACCACCGTCGGTACGTCACAGCTCCTCCACCACGGTCTCGGTCAGAACCAGCTCGTTCGTCTGCGGGTAGACGTGCCAGGTACGCCAGGCGAGCGCACCGTCCGGCGGCCGGGGCCGGACGGAGAGCGCGGTGACCGCGTCCTCGTCGCCGGGGAAGACCCCGATCAGCGCGTACGGATCCTCGGCGAGCTCGGCGCGCAGCGCCGCGACCCGGGTACGCAGGCCGTCGCCGTCCGGCCGGAGCACGGTGGCCATGAACCGGTAACCGGTCGTAGCGTCGTGCAGCGCGTCCGGCAGGTGCGGCGGGCGGCCGGGCAGGCAGGCGACCGTCTCGGTGAGCCCACCGAGCACCACCTGGTGCGAGGCGCCGAGCAGGCGCAGCCGCAGCCGGGGCAGGCCGGGCAGGTCGATGTCGCGTACGGCGAGCGCCGGCAGCTCCGGGCCGCCGAGGGCCAGGCTCAGGTCGGCGGCGCTGGTGTCGACGTAGGGCGTGTGCAGGGAGACGAGCACGTCAGCGCACCGTCTCCGGTCCACCCTGCGGGTAGATCATCACCTCGGCGCGGCGCAGCTCCTCACCGAGGTTGACCTCCCAGCCGGCCTCGCCGTACGCCTCGAACGACAGGCGTGCGCCGCCGGGCGCCTGGTAGTCGTAGTAGCGCATGGTGCCGTGCGGGTCGAGGCCGGTGCCCTCGGTCGCGGTGTACCGGGCCTGGCCCGACTCGTCCCAGTTGTAGCGGCGGCCGGCCATCTCCAGCGTCGGGGCACCAGGCGTGACGGTGGCCCCCGGCTCGCTGGTCCAGAGCACCAGTTCCAGGTCCGGGTCGGTCTCGACGGAGAGCCAGCGCTTCACCCCACCCGCGTCGTCGAGCAGGTGCTCCGCCCAGCTCCACCCGCCCTCGACCAGGTGCACCGAGCCGCGCACGGTGTACGGCACCGAGCGGATCTCGACGATGTCACCGGGCTTGAGCGCGCGCGGGTCGCCACGCAGCGCGTCCGCGTCCCGGTCCCGGAACGGGTCACCCGGTGCCGCCTTCGCCTTCGGGCCGGACGCCGACCGGGACCTCCGCAGCGCGATCACGGCGATCACCACACCGGCCACCCCGACGAGGCACCCCAGCGTGGTCACCACGTACGCCAACGAACCGTTCACTACCGCCTCCCCCAACCCGCTCGGCGGGAACGGTAACAACCGCACGCACGCCTTCTGAAGTCCTGTTCGCTGAGTGTGCGGTCAGCTACCGCTCGCCGCCGGCGAGCCGGTCGGCGGCGTACTCGCGCAGCGTGGCGCGGCCCATGAGGCAGCCGGAGAACGTGGTGAACTCGCCGTCGTCGCCGCGCAGCCGGGTCCACGCCGCCCGCCCGGCGGCCGGGTCGACCGCCTCCAGCAGCGTCGCCGCGTACGCCCGCCCGGCCGGTGAACCCTTGCGGAGCAGCTTGTCGACCCGCTTGCGGGCCGCCTCCGGGTGCTCCCGCAGCCCCTGCTCCAGCCGCCGGTACGCCTCGGTCGCGGGCAGCACCTGACCCGCCAGCCCCACCCCGCCGAAGGCGAGGGTGTCCGCGCCGTCGAGTTCGCGCGCCGCCTCGTCCAGTTCCCGCTCCCACGCACTCATGCCCCACTATGTGCCCACCCCACCACCCCCTCCAACCACAAGGAAGGGCCCCCTGTTAACGCCTCCGGTAGAGGAAGGGCCCCTTGTTAACCACAGGGTCAGGTCAGCCGGGTCGCGTCGCGCAACGGACGCCAGGCGAACACGGCGATCGCCGCCATAGCCCCCGCCGCGGCCCAGAACGGTGTGGTGATCCGCCAGGTCCCGGCCAGCAGACCGCCGAGGAGCGCACCGAGCGCGGCTCCGCCGAGATCGAGCAGCGCATACACGCTGCCAACCCGCCCGCGCAGGTGGGACGGCACGATTCGCTGCCGGACCGACGCGGCGGTGATGCCCCAGACCATGGCGTGGACGCTGAAGACGATCAGGACAGCGGCGGCGATCCAGGGCGCCGTCGTGACGGCCAGGGTCACGTGTGTGACGACCTCGACGACCAGGCCGCCACGCAGCACCGTACCGGCGCCGAGCGCCCGGGTGAGTGCGCCGGCAACCGTCGTGCCGAACAGGCCCCCGACAGCGAACGAGGTCAGCAGGAAGCCGTACCCGACGTCGGACAGGCCCAGTCGCTGCCGGCAGTAGAGCACGAACACCGCGAATGCGGCACCGAACGCTACGTTGCCCAGGCCCATGCTCACGGCGAGCGTCCGCAACAGGCGGTGCCGCCACAGCCAGCGCACACCCTGGCGTATCTCGCCGCGCAGCGAGCCGCGCGGACGGGCCTCGTCCGGCACGGGCGCCCGTCGGATGCCGGCGATCAGGGCCGCCGCAGCCGCGAAGGTCAGCGCGTCGAGCCCGAACGGCACAGCGGCGGAGACGACGAACAGCCACGCGCCCAGCGGCTTGGCGACGAACTGGTTGCCGATGGTGAACGTCGCGTACAGCCGGGCGTTGGCGGCGGGCAGCCTCTCGGATGCGACCACCGCCGGGAGCAGAGCGCCCATCGCGGTGTCCACGAGGGTTTCACCGACGCCGAGCAGGAACAGCACCACGTAGATGACCGCCACGGTGACCGTGCCGGTGGCGACGGTGAGCGTCAGCCCGGCCAGCGCCGCGGCGCGGAACAGATTGACGACGACGACCAGCAGACGTCTGTCGAGCCGGTCCACGTATGCGCCGCTGACCAGCGCGAACAGCAGCCAAGGCAGTTGTTGGGCGAAGACGGCGCCGGCGATCAGGGCCGGATCGTTGCTGACGGCGGCCACCAGCAGCGGGCCGGCGGCCATGGTGACACCGTCACCGATGTTGGAGACCGCCGAAGCGGTCCACAGTCTGGTGAAGTCCGCGCCGAGACGCGCGGGTGGAAGGGCACGCAAGAAGAGCTCCTCGAGCCAGGAGGGAAACGGTCATGAGGGACCGCTTCGCGGCGAGGAGCACCGCCGCCGGGATCCGGCGGCGAAGCGTCAGCGAGCGGTGTGCTCTCGCGGCGAAGCGGGGACCGCCGGCAGGCTGAGGCGCATCTGCGGCTCCTTAACTGTCGATTGACGTTCCGGGCAGGATATTCGGCTGTCGCCCGCTGCGCCGCCCGTCCCACCGGACGGCGAAGGCCCGGCCTGGGCGGCCGGGCCTTCGCGGGTGGGGCGGGTCAGGCGGCGGTGACCGCGAGGGACTCCTTGGTGTCGGACAGGTCGACGCGGACCGTGTCGCCGTCGCGGATCTCACCGGCCAGCAGCGCCTTGGCGAGCTGGTCGCCGATCGCCGACTGCACCAGCCGGCGCAGCGGGCGGGCGCCGTAGATCGGGTCGTACCCGTGCTCGGCCAGCCACGTCCGGGCCGCGTCGGTGATCTCCAGGCCCAGCCGGCGGTCCGCGAGACGGGTACGCATCCGGTCGAGCTGGATGTCCACGATCGAGCGCAGGTCCTCGCCCTGGAGCGCGGCGAACACCACGATGTCGTCGAGCCGGTTGAGGAACTCCGGCTTGAAGTGCGACCGGACCACCGCGAGCACGCCCTCCCGGCGCTCGTTCTCGCTGAGCGTCAGGTCGCTGATCACCGACGAACCCAGGTTCGAGGTGAGGATCAGGATCGCGTTGCGGAAGTCCACGGTACGGCCCTGACCGTCGGTGAGCCGGCCGTCGTCGAGCACCTGGAGCAGCACGTCGAAGACGTCCGGGTGGGCCTTCTCCACCTCGTCCAGCAGGATCACCGAGTACGGCCGGCGGCGTACCGCCTCGGTGAGCTGGCCGCCCTCCTCGTAGCCGACGTATCCGGGCGGGGCACCGACCAGGCGGGCCACCGAGTGCTTCTCGCCGTACTCGCTCATGTCGATGCGGACCATGGCCCGCTCGTCGTCGAAGAGGAACTCGGCGAGCGCCTTGGCGAGCTCGGTCTTGCCGACGCCGGTCGGGCCGAGGAACAGGAAGCTGCCGGTCGGGCGGTCCGGGTCGGCGACGCCGGCCCGGGCGCGGCGCACCGCGTCGGAGACCGCGCCCACCGCCTCGGCCTGGCCGACGACGCGGGCCCGCAGCGACTCCTCCATCCGGAGCAGCTTGGCGGTCTCGCCTTCGAGCAGCCGGCCGGCGGGGATGCCGGTCCAGGAGGCGACCACGGCGGCGATGTCGTCCGCGCCGACCTCCTCCTTGAGCATCGCGCCGTCGGCCTGGAGCCGGGCCAGCTCCTCCTCGGCCTGCTTCAGCTCGGTCCGCAGCGCGGGGATCCGGCCGTACCGCAGCTCGGCGGCGCGTTCCAGCTCGCCGTCGCGCTCGGCCCGCTCGGCCTCGCCGCCGAGGCGCTCCAGCTCCTCCTTGGCGGTGGAGAGCTTGGTGATGTGGCTCTTCTCGGTCTGCCAGCGTTCGGAGAGCGCGGTGAGCTGCTCGCGCTTGTCGGCCAGCTCCTTGCGCAGCCGCTCCAGACGCTCGGCGGACGCGGCGTCCGGCTCCTTCGCCAGCGCCATCTCCTCGATCTCCAGGCGGCGTACCGCCCGCTCGATCTCGTCCACCTCGACCGGGCGCGAGTCGATCTCCATGCGCAGCCGGGACGCGGACTCGTCCACCAGGTCGATCGCCTTGTCCGGCAGGAAGCGGTCGGTGATGTACCGGTCGGAGAGCGCGGCGGCGGCGACCAGGGCGGCGTCGGTGATGCGTACGCCGTGGTGCACCTCGTAG from the Micromonospora sp. WMMA1947 genome contains:
- the clpB gene encoding ATP-dependent chaperone ClpB — encoded protein: MNTERLTTKSREAITGAVALANQRGHATVEPWHLLLSLLDTEGSTAAGLLRAVGADPAELRRVAQRSVDALPAARGSSIAEPTLAREFVNAIGAAEQIARPLGDEYTSTEHLLAGLARVGGAVSVALKNSGATEENLVAAFPTVRGGDRRVTTADPEQTYQALAKYGVDLTASARDGKIDPVIGRDSEIRRVIQVLSRRTKNNPVLIGEPGVGKTAIVEGLAQRIVAGDVPESLRDKKLVSLDLGAMVAGASYRGQFEERLKSVLEEIKNSDGQVITFLDELHTVVGAGKGEGSMDAGNMLKPMLARGELRMVGATTLDEYREHIEKDPALERRFQPVLVGEPTIEDTIGILRGLKERYEVHHGVRITDAALVAAAALSDRYITDRFLPDKAIDLVDESASRLRMEIDSRPVEVDEIERAVRRLEIEEMALAKEPDAASAERLERLRKELADKREQLTALSERWQTEKSHITKLSTAKEELERLGGEAERAERDGELERAAELRYGRIPALRTELKQAEEELARLQADGAMLKEEVGADDIAAVVASWTGIPAGRLLEGETAKLLRMEESLRARVVGQAEAVGAVSDAVRRARAGVADPDRPTGSFLFLGPTGVGKTELAKALAEFLFDDERAMVRIDMSEYGEKHSVARLVGAPPGYVGYEEGGQLTEAVRRRPYSVILLDEVEKAHPDVFDVLLQVLDDGRLTDGQGRTVDFRNAILILTSNLGSSVISDLTLSENERREGVLAVVRSHFKPEFLNRLDDIVVFAALQGEDLRSIVDIQLDRMRTRLADRRLGLEITDAARTWLAEHGYDPIYGARPLRRLVQSAIGDQLAKALLAGEIRDGDTVRVDLSDTKESLAVTAA
- a CDS encoding MFS transporter codes for the protein MRALPPARLGADFTRLWTASAVSNIGDGVTMAAGPLLVAAVSNDPALIAGAVFAQQLPWLLFALVSGAYVDRLDRRLLVVVVNLFRAAALAGLTLTVATGTVTVAVIYVVLFLLGVGETLVDTAMGALLPAVVASERLPAANARLYATFTIGNQFVAKPLGAWLFVVSAAVPFGLDALTFAAAAALIAGIRRAPVPDEARPRGSLRGEIRQGVRWLWRHRLLRTLAVSMGLGNVAFGAAFAVFVLYCRQRLGLSDVGYGFLLTSFAVGGLFGTTVAGALTRALGAGTVLRGGLVVEVVTHVTLAVTTAPWIAAAVLIVFSVHAMVWGITAASVRQRIVPSHLRGRVGSVYALLDLGGAALGALLGGLLAGTWRITTPFWAAAGAMAAIAVFAWRPLRDATRLT